Below is a genomic region from Zea mays cultivar B73 chromosome 9, Zm-B73-REFERENCE-NAM-5.0, whole genome shotgun sequence.
GCACCAGGGCGTGGAGAAGCCTCCTCACTAGACCGAGCACATAATCTCTTACCAAGCCCTGCCACCAGATCAGCCTCCCCATCAACAGCTTggaggcaatataggaatccctcgttcgaAAAGTCATCGCAGCataatcgacccgagaaccttcctatatgcagctcctctaccgcccttgcccctttcgggtaaggtgactccactagcttttctaattagtcgGCCAagtgtgtcccattccacccttgtgatagcactgttttcctgggtggttctccatgttccaattaacataatgattttatcatgaacaataatcaacatcaacaaaattggaacatgaacataatATAATATTATTTTTCCAAAACcaggttgagcaatagcaaaactacccaatagttcatctgtttgcaagatgggggataaacaatgctagggaaacctattaggtcccatcaaattaacctgagcatgtcacagtgattaatcgaaacattattaggtaaagagaaaagtgatcaagggcacaacttgccttagactcgagattccatGTACCAACTTGGTATTCAAGTGAGTCGTAACCTCgccgctattcgtagcaatacaaacaaacatggtataagcaaaattaacatcacaccaatcatgagAACATattacataataatgatctacgcgtcgtaactagatcctaggttcgagaatcactgaattcggagttacagttataaagttatgattctCTGAAGATTTAAGTGTTGGGTACAAAAGAAATTAAGTGCATAACTTTAATTtatgtttcataacaaaataaagttaccaggggctaacaatattattatgaatttaatgcaactagaatggatcaaacaggagttaaatgaattaaatatgaattaaacaagtttctataattatttttatactaaaaatcattttctatattaaTATACTCATTTTATTTAACATCTGGATTGTGTGCATAAATTCCATAAAGTCTGGGGCCTATTTTGTAAATTTCTGGACTTGGCTAAAATAGTCTTCGACCAGGAACGGACTCCGGGTTAATAAGTTATTTTCCTAGGGTCTCTTTTAGAAAATATAAACAGCGAAGGGGTATGCTGAACTCTAGAACACACGATTGAAGATGGACGACTTGGATTAGATCCAAGCCACCCGAATCGGTACGCAGCCAAAACCCTTAGATCCGCAATCCAGAGCCCAGATTCGACCACAGTCGCATGTCACATGGGCCCTCGGATCAAGAACCTAGGGCGGCGATTTAAAGTTCTGGGGATTCGATCCTGACCAACCGGTCCCGTTTGATCCAAGATCAACGGCCCAAGACGCTTCTGCCTAGACCAACGTCCAGATCAAATCTCGGTCGCCCGATTACGCATCAACGGTCACCGGTCTGTGTTCCTCCTCACGTCGAGACCAGGCGGCGATGCCGTCGCTTTCGCAGTGGCACCATAGTCGGGATCGGGCAATGAGCTCCCCCCAGTGAACTCCATCAAATCGAAACAGAGCTACACGTTGCTGAGACTAAGGCGAGTAGGTCTAGGGCACACTTGCCCGTAGTTAGGACGCCGAGGTACCCCGACCACGAGCGGGGGCGGATCTGTGGCGGCGAAACTGCTCCGTCGAGAAATTCCAGACCACTAGGTTATCATTCCCTCCAGATTAAGCTACGAACTTCATCAAGGCTCCCCGGTGGCACGCCTAGGCCCTCCTTCGACCCCTCGACGGCGCCCACAAAGGAGGACCCCGACGGTGGACCCTAGACCTACACGAGGGCTCTGATTTCTCTCTCATCTACCGTCTACGACCAAGGGAGCGTGGGCACGGATCTTATACTCAGGTTTGGGAATCACAACCACCACCAACGACCCGCGATTTGCCAGGGATTTCGTTACGGATGGATGCGGGGCGAGCTCGCAGTTGGCCCATGACTCGAGTTTGTTGCGATTCGGACTCAGGGACGACGATGGAGCTGACCAATGGGTCCCACCTGCAAAGAAACGAGCGCGCACGGAGGAACTAGCTAGTGGACCCCACACGCCGCCGCCTGGTGCGCTTGCGTGAGACCGCATTGTGAAGCTGACGAGTGGGGCCCAAGTGTCGGTGCCCGCACGCGTGGATACGAGATATATGGGCCGCGCGGGGTGAGGTAAAAGTGGGCTGAGGGATCGGGTTTTGTCCCAAACACAAGTATgagcttcttttcttttctccttttctttctttcttttcttttaatTACTTTTCTATTTTAACTTTCATTAAGTCTAGGTTTTGAAAGTCAAGCTCCAATTTAGATGCAACAAACAAAATATtcccaacatgatgcaacaatattTTATTATTTTGAATAGTATTGATGCTTAATTCATGAGAGAGAAAAATAATTCACTCATATCAACAATTAAAAATCTTTATGTTTATTAAAATATTTTCAATTTTAACTTGTAGTTTTGAGACCCAAACCTAACTTTGACAATATAATATTGACATTTACTTATTTTCCAGGAATAATTTCTAAACTAATAGAATCCTTATTTATTTAGAacaaaaaaatatttttaataaATCCAAAATAAGATTTTAGGTGTTACATTACGGACGAACATTGATTTATATATCAATATTGTCTTCTTTTAATATTACACGATGTGAACAAAAGTCATAATCGATAAGATCGTTACGTTTCCGATCAAGGCGCGAGGTAACCACGAGCTCAGCTTCTTGATCGAGTCCTGCCTGAAATCAACCTAACTGTAGCATGCGATTATGGCTAATTTGCTCAGCAAACGAAAATAACACTGGACGACAAAATCCAATTCTTTCTCGGTAAAAATCGATGTAGCTTGGGATTGCAAACACCAGAGCTGTAAATGCGATGTATGCTATCCATGTTTTGATAGATGAAAACAGtgcatttttcttttcttttttttcaggAAATGGTCTAATTAAATTGGGCTATCAGTCAAAAGAACAATTGTCCAGAATGCAAGAAATATCTACAGTTTTGTACTTTTGTTCCTAAGAATATATGCTTATTCTTTACAGTTGCAATGCTGCCTGACTAAATGCTTCAGGAAGTTCTTGAACAGATGTTCGGCAGCCGAGTATCCTTTGTTTGCAGGAAATCTTGACGCCAAGGGTCATTGTACAGTTTATAATGCAATACCTGTCAAAAACATTCTTTCTCAGCAAATATGAACACAAAACGGTAGTTCTAGGGTGAAATAGGGTATCTTAGAGatggcgacacgtggccaagtacAATTCTGGTAACACTAAATCTTTTAGATTCACAAAAGCTTTCTACTGGGAATGCAAATATTATTTCATTTTTAGGGAACAGAAGATGCTAAGCAGGTCTACCTGTATAAACGTTGCAAAGACATCGTCGTCATCAGGAAGTTTCGATACCTCAACAGACCAGGGTGCCTCTTCAGAGAAGAGTTTTTTCTGTCTTTGCGCCTCTAACAATATAGAGTCTCGATAGAAAAACCTCTGCCACATCTGGCGGACATTTCCCAGCATAAACTCTACTTGCGTATCGTTTATTCCCTGGTGATATGGAAATAGTAAGCATCCTGCAGGCGCCAGGCGGCATATCCAAAAGATAGAAAAAAGCAGAAATATAGTAAAAACATACTCGGAGTGTGCTTATGAGGCCTGGGATGTCATCTTCCTGTATGCGGACTGCAAAACTATTGTAGTTGAGCACGTTCTCATATGGCAGAAAAATTCCATCCTACAATGTAAGCCAAGAGAACAGATAGGTTCAAGTAAGACATTACGCGATAGTTCTTCTCTTAATATGCAGAACAAGGAAAATGATGGTGTGTCACCTGAATTATTACAGGAATGCATCCTTGAAGCATGCTATCTTCCATACGGCCACTCCAGCCATCCCCTGGCAGGACACCACAAAAAACAGAGCTTGCTAATTCTTCATAATATTTTTCAGTTCGTAGATAGGTAACTGTCACATCGGCCGCATGCTGCCGTCCAAGCCTTCCCTGCTTGTTTGGTGTGGAACCAAATTCAGCTGCTAGCTTTTGCCGAATCCCCATGCTATACCTGCATTATACAATCGGAAAAGATTGACAAACAATTATGTAATACATTCACGCTCACAAATACATAGATACATACGTGTCTTCTGGACGGCCTCCTTCGTATGCTGAACCTAGATTACCGTTGAAATAAAAAAGTGTTGTACGGTTGTTCCTTGGCCTGTGAAAGTTGTGTTACCTGATATAAGGTTATAAGGAACATAAACAGTTGATAGAATATATAGTTAAATTTACAGATACCTTGCCCACAGTTTTAACCATATGGCCCCTGGGTTAGGTTCCTTCCATGCCGGAAGCACTAGATCCTTTCTTGGATCAAAACATGGATGGTTGCCTCTCTTATCCAAAGGAATATCATCCCAGTTATCTGCCCAATAAGCTGTCGTTGAATTCTTATGTTTTGTGTTAGTGTTCCCCCAGTGGACAAGCATCATGCTCTTCCAAATCTCTTTTGGTGCATAGCAGGCACCTTCATCCCATGAAAAGAACTGCCTTTATGTAAGTTGAAAAACAGCCAGTCACTGTTACTATTGAATAAGAACCAAAGAACCATTATACAGTTATAATTCATTCAAATATGAAACCCACCCAGATATGGTCTCTTCCCGAAGTGCGGTTCCAGTAAGGATACTGCTGAGCTATGTGACCATGTGCCATTCTATAGTACTCAAGTGCATGGTAGCTCCTTCGGCGCAGGTCCCTCTAAAATTaaaactcaaattctggagaacATCAAGACCATCGAAGAACATATGGATCACAATTCTTACCGGCAATAGAAGATGTGGAGCATCATCGGATCTAGTTATTAGACATGAGTCAAGCACTGGCACATagaaataatcagcttcgtccccaTTAAGAGTGCGGTGAGGGCTAGCAAGAATGCTCTCATGAAGTGCTATCTacatagaaaataaaacattagTCAGATTTGCTTGTATTCATAAATTTAATATCACTGTGAGTATGTAGTCATGGAGCAACAAACATTAACCTATGTACTAGCAGCTAAAATTAGCAAACCTGAGCACCATACAATTGCTGGGTCCATATAGTTCTATTCATGTCATCATATATTCTGTTTACACACTGGAATCTGTAATGTCGTCCCTGAGAAAATAATATTAATCTCAATACTGCAGTAAAGCCTCATGAACACAAAAAGGAACATGTATGACACAGACTTACTTCAAGAAGATGACTGTCAAACTCAGCTGGCAAATCATATACATATATCAGTGGCCTTTTTTTCTGAACAACGGCCTTAACACCAATGGTGGTACTGTTCAAAGTTTTCAGATCTGGTAAATTCACTGGTGTCTGGAGCCACGAGGGCCAGTCATATGCAAGCGAATATGCTGATGGGATACTGCAATCAATCCCAAAATATCCACTGTCACActgaagaagatactggatgagatTACAGCTTACAGAAGTGGAAAAACACAAAACAACACACCACATTAAATTTAACAAAATTATTCCATTTCATTAAATCCCTGAAACGTACTTTACAGAAACCACCACGGCAATGCCCATGTCCAGAGCACTGGTTGATGCAGCTGCATTCAGCACGTGTCTCACAGAACTGCCCCCAGAGACCATCATATTTGCAATCACATTCTTCTTTAAACTTCACTTTGGATGAATATGCGTCCTCAGGGACCACATTACACCATCCTAACTTACTGCTGTTTGTTGTAAGTATGTTTTCCAGGTCAGGTGTTTTCCAATCAGTAAGCTTTGGACCATCAGGTTTTGCAGGTAAACTAGAAAGATGGATAAGAGAAGATTAGTAGTACTTTCAAAAAAGAAAGAAGTTTAGTAGTAATATTAAAGTAGCTCAAAAACAAATAATCAGATTGAGTATCAGTGATAGTCTTACATTGTTTTAAAACCACAAGCTTCTGCCACAGGACGATCTGGGTATTTTGTCCCAGGCCCACAAAAGCACATTGCCCTTGTTTTATCACAGTGAGCTGCACAGATGGAAACTATCCATTGACCTACAGGCCATTCTGGGGAGCTTGGAAGGTTGCATTCCAAGTTCAGAACCTCCTCACATCCTTTCCCTGTATCAATGAAGCCATATTGTGAGGAGTCTTGATTAGGAATACATCACTACAAATTTAAATGTTATTGAAATCTAACATTAGCAAGGAAACAATATATATGCCACCTTTCTACAGTTCGCACTCTCATGTTCTTCCATTTTTTAAATGAAATAGTTGTTTTTTAGTAAACCCAAAAGGCCAAAACCATAGAAAGTTCAAAGAACAATCCATTCACCTGCAGAAATATATGTCCACACTCCACAGACAAGGTTATGATCACATAAGTTTAACACAGTAGTTCAGTTCCCATTTCACCTAGGTCACTCACAGAGCTCAAATCCAACAACAGGTATTTGTAGTAAAAAAACAATATATGAGGCTTCAATGCTGCAATTCTTAATCCATAAATTCATATACAATAAACTGAAAGGTATATATTCTTTCAGACATACAAAATACATGTTCTGTGTTCTTTCAAGTGATCTAAACAGAGTATGCCACAGATGAAAGGAGATATACTGAGCGTACTCAGAGATGAAATTTTATAAGATCTGTGAAAAAATGATGTACACATGGTTAGGAAGACATTTGTAGGTTGCATTGCTGTATCCAATATAAGAATGCATGATTAATATTTTGTGCTACCTAACTCTATCAAATGATATTGTTACCTTTTTTATTTGGCTCTAGCCTCTAGTATTAAGTTCTTAAAAGCCAGCCCTTCAAGATCCCAAGTATTGAATTATTAGTGCATGGACTCTTATTAATAGAAAGTGAATACTGAGAAGTAAGATCAACCAGAATATCCATGAAAGCATCTGCACTCTCCCAGATTATAGTTGCAAACACCACGAGCACTGCAGTCTTTCACGCAGCGTTTTGCACCCATGGCCTGTCGCAGAAGAGAAACCTAAATTAACCCAATAAAAAGCTAAGTCAAAGCGCACAAGCAGTAACAAGGGTGGGTACAAACCTCAGTAACATCAACAGACGAAGAGTTAGCATGACACCCAGCAAGCCATCGACCAATCTCAGCCTTCCATGGCGCGCCTCGGAATGCCACAGCACCATATGAATCAGAAGGGAAACACCCCTTGAGGCGCGAGTCAACCACCTCGACGGCTGGGAGGACATTCTTTGGGTGGCTTATACTGCTGCGAGAACCGAAGTAATAGAAGGAGGCAGGAAGTATTGGCACCATGAACACATGGACAGCGGTGATAAGCACCACCAAGGTGCCAGCTACGCCCACAAATGCCACAGGGCATTTCGTCGAACGGATTGCGAACATGGTCAAACTATCATCCGGGCATCAGGCGGAGACGCGCTTCCCCTGCTGTCGGCGTCGATGATGACGCCGTAGTTCAAGGGAGCCAAGTGAGGGTGGGGTCAGGGTAAGCACGGACGCGGTGAGGAGCGTGAGGCCtccggcggagcggcggctggcgAGAGCTGAGCAGGATCAGACAGAGGCGGCTGCGGATCACAAGCCTGACAAGGATCAACTCTTCGATGAAAGCGCGAGCCGTCAGAATCGTTGGAATTGGTGTTCCTACAAGGTCAGAGTGGATCTTGGAGACATGGTACTGGGGTCCAGCGGAGCGCGGTGCgaccggggccgggcgcggccacGGGGTCGTGGAGGGCTCGGTGGCAGGACCGGCGCACGGGGGTGCTCGGTGAGGTGGCTGCGGCGATGGTCGCGTGGCGGCAGCAGGGAGCGGGGCCGTGCGGACGGAGGACGGAGCAGCCGAGCGATCCTGCCTCCTGCGACCGGAGCAGA
It encodes:
- the LOC103639530 gene encoding uncharacterized protein, with translation MFAIRSTKCPVAFVGVAGTLVVLITAVHVFMVPILPASFYYFGSRSSISHPKNVLPAVEVVDSRLKGCFPSDSYGAVAFRGAPWKAEIGRWLAGCHANSSSVDVTEAMGAKRCVKDCSARGVCNYNLGECRCFHGYSGKGCEEVLNLECNLPSSPEWPVGQWIVSICAAHCDKTRAMCFCGPGTKYPDRPVAEACGFKTILPAKPDGPKLTDWKTPDLENILTTNSSKLGWCNVVPEDAYSSKVKFKEECDCKYDGLWGQFCETRAECSCINQCSGHGHCRGGFCKCDSGYFGIDCSIPSAYSLAYDWPSWLQTPVNLPDLKTLNSTTIGVKAVVQKKRPLIYVYDLPAEFDSHLLEGRHYRFQCVNRIYDDMNRTIWTQQLYGAQIALHESILASPHRTLNGDEADYFYVPVLDSCLITRSDDAPHLLLPRDLRRRSYHALEYYRMAHGHIAQQYPYWNRTSGRDHIWFFSWDEGACYAPKEIWKSMMLVHWGNTNTKHKNSTTAYWADNWDDIPLDKRGNHPCFDPRKDLVLPAWKEPNPGAIWLKLWARPRNNRTTLFYFNGNLGSAYEGGRPEDTYSMGIRQKLAAEFGSTPNKQGRLGRQHAADVTVTYLRTEKYYEELASSVFCGVLPGDGWSGRMEDSMLQGCIPVIIQDGIFLPYENVLNYNSFAVRIQEDDIPGLISTLRGINDTQVEFMLGNVRQMWQRFFYRDSILLEAQRQKKLFSEEAPWSVEVSKLPDDDDVFATFIQVLHYKLYNDPWRQDFLQTKDTRLPNICSRTS